From the Girardinichthys multiradiatus isolate DD_20200921_A chromosome 22, DD_fGirMul_XY1, whole genome shotgun sequence genome, one window contains:
- the cacul1 gene encoding CDK2-associated and cullin domain-containing protein 1 produces MEAMEDDSSEVKDDHNHNYRGSSGGGKVRAALSSQVPDGLSAPQLVCPTVPGGEPAKRQGKPWSGSPCGSNLMDSDTGSESSEVSETDCSAANAEEKFSLDSTSKFLLNAMAVEDYRKNHWPNLEEAIDRLLIQNLSDHISVSYAQIYGYVYKCVCQQHSELLYSDLTSKITAHLQQVSTQLQASPPENVIENFNVALTQYLASLQCIVPVFIYLNKFYIESKLNRDMKEDLMKLFADHVAEKHLSKLMPLLIKAHSMPFQVQPSTMASVVKGLYSLRPEWAQLAPALFSSFIPQIHPAAVESRLPDYADHDRKLQMELSMNGFPRGDQSRKRASEDS; encoded by the exons ATGGAGGCCATGGAGGACGACAGCTCGGAGGTTAAAGACGACCACAATCACAACTACCGCGGGAGCAGCGGTGGTGGTAAAGTCAGGGCGGCGCTTAGCAGCCAGGTACCGGATGGATTGAGTGCCCCTCAGCTTGTCTGTCCCACGGTACCGGGGGGAGAACCGGCCAAGCGGCAGGGTAAACCGTGGTCCGGTAGTCCCTGCGGATCAAATCTCATGGACTCGGATACAGGCAGCGAGAGCAGCGAAGTCAGCGAGACGGACTGCTCGGCTGCTAACGCCGAGGAGAAATTCAGCCTCGACTCTACTTCCAAGTTTT TGTTAAATGCAATGGCAGTAGAAGACTACCGGAAAAACCACTGGCCGAACCTGGAGGAGGCAATAGACCGGCTGCTTATCCAGAACCTCTCGGATCACATTTCTGTCTCCTACGCTCAGATCTATGG TTACGTCTACAAGTGTGTTTGCCAGCAGCACTCTGAGCTGCTCTACAGTGACCTGACCTCCAAAATAACAGCTCACCTGCAGCAGGTTTCGACTCAGCTACAG GCCAGCCCACCTGAGAACGTGATTGAGAACTTCAACGTTGCTTTGACTCAGTACCTGGCTTCTCTTCAGTGTATTGTTCCAGTCTTCATATACTTG aacaAGTTTTATATCGAGTCAAAACTGAACAGAGACATGAAAGAGGATCTGATGAAGCTGTTTGCAGACCATGTTgcagagaaacatctaagcaaattGATGC CTCTGCTCATTAAAGCTCACTCCATGCCCTTTCAAGTACAGCCATCGACGATGGCCAGCGTGGTTAAAGGCCTCTACAGCCTACGACCAG agTGGGCCCAGCTTGCTCCAGCCCTTTTCTCCAGCTTCATTCCTCAAATCCACCCTGCTGCTGTTGAATCTCGGCTGCCGGATTACGCAGATCACGACCGGAAGCTACAAATGGAGCTCTCCATGAATGGTTTTCCACG GGGTGATCAGTCCCGCAAACGTGCCAGTGAAGACTCCTGA
- the mypn gene encoding myopalladin isoform X1 translates to MQDNSEQPPPLSQLLRVSYVAEARAQHRHSEMSRSDASSSRLQIYGSLKGKGEDAVGHNDAHFPDLSAFLSQEELDKSVNLARQAIGHGTREERGDIKGSAKPATTPNSDTINHLSSASVSLSTPSAVPASNHLPASFAAPSASSSTTVTSDRKMHNRQDNMMRNSVDSTGGFNGSNSPAKSTPYGPETQSKKEFLNKAADFIEELSSLFKANSSKRVRPRSCKAHRSRIQNKSQTDNAVYQISSDNRERTVMSLEVEQKRPSPAVTHQSVVHQESGSRHLEFQDCRVPGEEQFDCVSQETGDLSESFAPTESPHQAELVCEPPHFIQKLRSREVPEGTKVQLDCIVRGHPVPEVRWFCEGKELENSPDIQITTSGELHSLIIAEAFEEDTGRYSCFASNVYGTDSTSAEIYVEGASSSDSEGEQRCEHVVQLQRKPPKSSPSLPKSSNQARPAKDDNSAASQPAPPTVEPDEELSLELSQTAPEAPLPVRTSATIFQVPELSKVSLAPPAEEEQRVLPVQLFPTSTGITELTETQAVSAGIPVILAQHLEQTAGSTTTTLPLNPAVSSILSAAAQTPQSQTPAFSQHFSEEINGQPVMAGPVFTKSLQDLSASEGQLVVLECRVKGVPSPRVDWYREGKVIEDSPDFRILQKKEICTLVIAEVFPEDSGMFTCTASNEYGTASNAATLRVKANGSNSPHVKPFSGLLSESRRSQEFSPSAPAANCQPEVAVSSSIKPHASTIRLEPLVSSTLCLDPLNTSTLRLEPSISVHQDLQGSSGAHTDLQSPRQIFSIQKPFTVSPAAVNTSEQKGSRPSDRHANAKAAPNPPNSSPSVVPLPDPPPNSCLKTGTLTNHRDFRSSSRVGLRVHFKLPEDEEDEQEGSSHHSDEDLSLGPFSKDPPPVLTKPKLDPTQLQLLHNQVLMEQQQENEPQTKSHTQPQSKPPFQIQVPPEVQSPPEGPLWSPRMQREPLEPSFQSHPIAPSAPPLTSTTPPVPSFISPSTLITTSWTPPSVPHFKMSPLVTSLPPVGQTNTIHASHLNLSPAALSRTAPKPQFSSPSAPKLSTVLTDSASTLLQITSPTPQLRSTHASLMNLTAMPFNYTRPKEFIAAQTLSPIRSPSPTESPVPLLQELAAELNSSAASSPTPPLFSPPLRFSPTRVLKSPTSPSSLVSSPTPGQGAFLNITPGLRAQSPPQASSPTSSTSSPSPIQNPVAFLSSVLPSLAPSQPTNSMGLPKGAPSGVQKKAPKARLPSVENIRESKEILLQDIEKKLRFKNDAPQCVYQQKLSNNGKTASRLLGPNTAATVINYDEEYKVSNFEQRLMSEIEFRLERTPVEESDDEVQHDDIPTGKCIAPVLDKKLKNYKAMEGVSVTFTCKIVGVPPPKVYWFKDGKQILKKNIHYQKIREGDGTCSLYIESTTGDDDGNYTVMAANPQGRISCSGHLIVQSGPPPSRLTPIQSQRVRARIQEVEGEQTQERFFRPHFLQAPGDMMAHEGRLCRLDCKVSGLPNPELMWLVNGRPIYPDLNHKMLVRENGIHSLVIDPLTQNDAGTYTCIASNKAGQSSFSLELKVVEKEMKHPPQFVEKLQNMGIPEGAPVRLECRVAGMPPPVIFWKKDNETISKTKSRVSMTQDTTGYVCLLIHPTAKDDAGWYTVSAKNDAGVVSCTCRLDIYAQWHQSIPAPMRKAPRTSSRYAALTDQGLDIKSAFFTSDTSPILFASSPPEANLESEEL, encoded by the exons ATGCAAGATAACTCTGAGCAGCCACCACCCCTGTCCCAGCTGTTACGGGTGAGCTACGTGGCAGAGGCCCGAGCCCAGCATCGCCACAGCGAGATGAGTCGCTCTGACGCTTCTTCCTCTCGCCTCCAGATTTATGGCTCACTCAAAGGTAAAGGTGAGGATGCTGTGGGCCACAATGATGCCCATTTCCCAGACCTCTCAGCATTCCTCAGCCAAGAGGAGTTGGATAAGAGTGTGAACTTGGCCCGCCAGGCTATTGGACATGGGACCCGTGAGGAGAGAGGAGACATTAAGGGCTCAGCGAAACCTGCAACCACACCCAACAGTGATACCATCAACCACCTCTCCTCAGCCTCAGTTTCTTTATCCACACCTTCTGCGGTTCCTGCCTCGAACCACTTGCCTGCTTCTTTTGCTGCTCCTTCAGCTTCTTCCTCCACAACGGTCACATCTGACAGAAAGATGCACAACAGGCAGGACAACATGATGAGGAACAGTGTGGACTCCACTGGAGGATTTAACGGCAGCAACAGTCCAGCAAAAAGCACCCCCTATGGTCCGGAGACCCAGTCCAAGAAAGAGTTCCTCAATAAGGCAGCGGACTTTATTGAGGAGCTCTCCTCTCTTTTCAAGGCCAACAGTTCCAAAAGGGTCCGACCAAGATCTTGCAAGGCCCACAGGAGCAGGATCCAGAACAAAAGCCAAACTGATAATGCGGTTTATCAGATCAGCTCAGACAACAGGGAGCGCACCGTCATGTCTCTGGAGGTGGAGCAGAAGAGACCCAGTCCAGCAGTGACCCACCAGTCTGTGGTCCATCAGGAATCGGGAAGCAGACATTTGGAGTTTCAGGACTGCAGAGTTCCTGGAGAAGAGCAGTTTGATTGTGTTTCTCAGGAAACAGGAGATCTTTCTGAAAGTTTTGCACCAACAGAAAGTCCACATCAAGCAGAGCTGGTGTGTGAGCCTCCCCATTTCATCCAGAAATTGAGGAGCAGGGAGGTTCCTGAAGGTACCAAGGTCCAGCTAGACTGCATTGTAAGGGGACATCCTGTGCCTGAAGTCCG GTGGTTTTGTGAAGGAAAGGAGCTGGAAAACAGCCCCGACATTCAGATCACCACCAGCGGCGAGCTGCACTCTCTGATCATTGCAGAGGCATTTGAGGAAGACACTGGTCGCTATTCGTGCTTCGCCTCTAATGTCTATGGGACAGACTCCACGTCGGCTGAGATCTATGTTGAAG GTGCGTCCTCTTCAGACTCTGAGGGTGAACAGCGCTGTGAACATGTAGTCCA GCTGCAGCGCAAACCACCAAAGTCATCTCCATCTTTACCAAAATCATCAAACCAAGCTCGACCTGCAAAGGATGACAACTCGGCAGCATCTCAGCCTGCGCCACCCACAGTCGAACCAGACGAGGAGCTTTCCTTAGAACTTAGCCAAACTGCTCCAGAAGCTCCTCTACCAGTCCGGACATCTGCTACTATATTTCAAGTGCCGGAGCTCTCCAAAGTGTCCTTGGCTCCTCCTGCTGAGGAGGAGCAAAGAGTGTTACCTGTGCAGTTGTTTCCAACTTCAACAGGGATAACCGAACTGACAGAAACTCAGGCGGTATCAGCAGGTATCCCAGTAATTTTAGCGCAACATCTGGAGCAGACAGCTGGAAGTACAACTACGACGCTGCCTTTAAACCCAGCAGTGTCATCCATCCTGTCAGCTGCAGCACAAACACCCCAATCTCAG ACTCCAGCCTTCAGCCAGCACTTTTCAGAAGAAATAAACGGGCAACCTGTTATGGCAGGCCCAGTATTCACAAAG AGCCTACAGGACCTCAGTGCATCAGAAGGCCAGCTGGTGGTGCTGGAGTGCCGGGTGAAAGGAGTCCCATCTCCTCGGGTGGACTGGTACAGGGAAGGAAAAGTCATAGAGGACTCTCCTGATTTCAGAATCCTACAGAAAA aagaAATATGCACACTGGTCATAGCTGAAGTTTTTCCCGAGGATTCAGGGATGTTTACCTGCACAGCCAGCAATGAATATGGAACAGCATCCAACGCTGCCACTCTGAGGGTCAAAG cCAATGGCAGCAACAGCCCCCATGTGAAGCCTTTCAGCGGTTTACTGTCAGAGTCCCGCCGAAGCCAAGAGTTCTCCCCATCAGCTCCAGCTGCGAACTGCCAACCAGAGGTTGCAGTCAGCAGCAGCATCAAGCCCCACGCCAGCACCATTCGCCTTGAACCACTCGTTTCCAGCACGTTATGCCTGGACCCATTAAACACCAGCACCCTCCGTCTGGAACCCTCCATCTCTGTCCACCAGGACCTGCAGGGATCCAGTGGAGCACACACTGATCTCCAGAGCCCCAGGCAGATTTTCTCCATTCAAAAACCGTTCACGGTTTCCCCTGCAGCGGTGAATACATCTGAGCAGAAAGGGTCTAGACCTTCAGACAGACATGCCAATGCTAAGGCAGCCCCAAACCCTCCGAACAGCAGCCCCAGTGTGGTCCCTCTGCCCGACCCTCCACCCAACTCCTGCCTGAAAACAGGCACCTTGACGAACCACAGAGACTTCCGCTCCAGCTCTAGAGTTGGCCTGCGCGTGCACTTCAAGCTCCCTGAGGATGAGGAGGACGAACAAGAGGGCTCATCCCACCACTCTGATGAAGACCTCAGTCTGGGACCATTCAGCAAAGACCCACCACCAGTGCTGACCAAACCTAAACT GGACCCGACTCAGCTTCAGCTTCTGCATAACCAGGTCCTCATGGAGCAGCAGCAAGAGAATGAACCTCAGACAAAATCCCACACTCAACCACAGTCCAAGCCCCCATTCCAGATCCAGGTCCCGCCTGAGGTCCAAAGTCCCCCTGAAGGTCCTCTGTGGTCTCCCAGAATGCAACGCGAACCCCTGGAGCCATCATTTCAGTCACATCCGATTGCTCCCTCTGCACCTCCTCTGACCTCCACCACTCCTCCTGTTCCTTCATTCATCTCACCCTCAACACTTATCACCACCTCCTGGACCCCTCCTTCTGTTCCTCACTTCAAAATGTCCCCCCTGGTGACCAGCTTACCACCTGTAGGTCAGACAAACACCATCCATGCCTCCCATCTGAACCTATCCCCTGCAGCTCTGAGCAGAACAGCACCTAAACCCCAATTCAGCTCCCCCTCTGCACCGAAGCTCAGCACAGTTCTAACAGATTCAGCTTCGACCTTGCTGCAGATTACATCCCCAACTCCTCAACTCAGGAGCACCCACGCCTCCCTCATGAACCTGACAGCCATGCCCTTCAACTACACCCGGCCCAAAGAGTTCATAGCAGCTCAGACCCTCTCACCCATCAGGAGTCCTTCTCCAACAGAATCACCGGTTCCTCTGCTCCAAGAGCTGGCTGCTGAGCTCAACTCTTCTGCAGCCAGCTCCCCTACCCCTCCACTATTCTCCCCACCTCTCAGGTTCTCCCCCACAAGGGTTCTGAAGTCCCCCACCAGCCCTTCGTCCCTCGTGTCGTCACCCACCCCAGGGCAGGGGGCGTTCCTGAACATCACGCCTGGCCTACGAGCCCAGTCCCCCCCTCAGGCCTCCTCTCCCACCTCCAGCACTTCCTCACCCAGTCCCATTCAGAACCCGGTGGCCTTCCTCAGCTCCGTTCTGCCGTCACTGGCACCGAGTCAACCCACCAACTCAATGGGCCTACCTAAAGGTGCTCCATCAGG ggttcaaaagaaggcccccAAGGCACGTCTGCCATCAGTTGAGAACATCCGTGAAAGCAAAGAGATTCTGCTCCAGGACATCGAGAAGAAACTTCGGTTTAAAAACGATGCTCCACAATGTGTATATCAGCAG AAGCTGAGTAATAATGGGAAAACAGCGAGCAGACTCCTTGGACCAAACACTGCTGCTACTGTCATTAACTATGATGAG GAGTACAAAGTGTCCAATTTCGAGCAACGATTAATGAGTGAAATCGAGTTCCGCTTGGAGCGAACGCCGGTGGAGGAATCGGACGATGAGGTGCAGCACGATGACATCCCCACTGGAAAATGCATCGCACCAGtgttggacaagaagctgaagaactACAAGGCCATGGAGGGTGTGTCCGTTACTTTCACCTGTAAAATTGTGGGCGTCCCACCTCCAAAG GTTTACTGGTTCAAGGATGGCAAACAGATCTTGAAGAAGAACATTCATTACCAGAAGATAAGAGAAGGCGACGGGACCTGCTCCTTATACATCGAGTCCACCACCGGTGACGACGATGGAAATTACACGGTTATGGCAGCCAACCCGCAG GGACGAATCAGCTGCTCGGGACATTTGATTGTCCAAAGTGGACCTCCTCCAAGCCGGCTGACACCTATTCAGTCTCAGAG GGTTCGCGCTCGCATCCAGGAGGTTGAAGGAGAACAAACCCAGGAGCGTTTTTTCCGACCCCACTTCCTGCAGGCTCCGGGGGACATGATGGCTCACGAGGGCAGACTGTGCAGACTGGACTGCAAA GTTAGTGGGCTCCCCAACCCTGAGCTGATGTGGCTGGTCAACGGGAGGCCCATCTATCCAGACCTTAACCATAAGATGTTGGTGCGGGAGAACGGCATCCATTCCCTGGTCATCGACCCCCTGACACAGAATGACGCCGGAACGTATACATGTATCGCAAGCAACAAGGCAGGACAGAGCTCCTTTAGTCTGGAACTGAAAGTCGTTG AGAAAGAAATGAAGCACCCTCCCCAGTttgtggagaagctgcagaacaTGGGTATACCTGAGGGGGCCCCAGTGAGGCTGGAGTGCCGTGTGGCTGGTATGCCACCTCCAGTCATCTTCTGGAAGAAGGACAACGAGACCATTTCAAAAACGAAGAGCAGAGTCAG TATGACCCAGGACACTACAGGATATGTTTGCCTTCTCATTCATCCAACAGCAAAAGATGATGCTGGCTGGTACACCGTGTC
- the mypn gene encoding myopalladin isoform X2, producing the protein MQDNSEQPPPLSQLLRVSYVAEARAQHRHSEMSRSDASSSRLQIYGSLKGKGEDAVGHNDAHFPDLSAFLSQEELDKSVNLARQAIGHGTREERGDIKGSAKPATTPNSDTINHLSSASVSLSTPSAVPASNHLPASFAAPSASSSTTVTSDRKMHNRQDNMMRNSVDSTGGFNGSNSPAKSTPYGPETQSKKEFLNKAADFIEELSSLFKANSSKRVRPRSCKAHRSRIQNKSQTDNAVYQISSDNRERTVMSLEVEQKRPSPAVTHQSVVHQESGSRHLEFQDCRVPGEEQFDCVSQETGDLSESFAPTESPHQAELVCEPPHFIQKLRSREVPEGTKVQLDCIVRGHPVPEVRWFCEGKELENSPDIQITTSGELHSLIIAEAFEEDTGRYSCFASNVYGTDSTSAEIYVEGASSSDSEGEQRCEHVVQLQRKPPKSSPSLPKSSNQARPAKDDNSAASQPAPPTVEPDEELSLELSQTAPEAPLPVRTSATIFQVPELSKVSLAPPAEEEQRVLPVQLFPTSTGITELTETQAVSAGIPVILAQHLEQTAGSTTTTLPLNPAVSSILSAAAQTPQSQTPAFSQHFSEEINGQPVMAGPVFTKSLQDLSASEGQLVVLECRVKGVPSPRVDWYREGKVIEDSPDFRILQKKEICTLVIAEVFPEDSGMFTCTASNEYGTASNAATLRVKANGSNSPHVKPFSGLLSESRRSQEFSPSAPAANCQPEVAVSSSIKPHASTIRLEPLVSSTLCLDPLNTSTLRLEPSISVHQDLQGSSGAHTDLQSPRQIFSIQKPFTVSPAAVNTSEQKGSRPSDRHANAKAAPNPPNSSPSVVPLPDPPPNSCLKTGTLTNHRDFRSSSRVGLRVHFKLPEDEEDEQEGSSHHSDEDLSLGPFSKDPPPVLTKPKLDPTQLQLLHNQVLMEQQQENEPQTKSHTQPQSKPPFQIQVPPEVQSPPEGPLWSPRMQREPLEPSFQSHPIAPSAPPLTSTTPPVPSFISPSTLITTSWTPPSVPHFKMSPLVTSLPPVGQTNTIHASHLNLSPAALSRTAPKPQFSSPSAPKLSTVLTDSASTLLQITSPTPQLRSTHASLMNLTAMPFNYTRPKEFIAAQTLSPIRSPSPTESPVPLLQELAAELNSSAASSPTPPLFSPPLRFSPTRVLKSPTSPSSLVSSPTPGQGAFLNITPGLRAQSPPQASSPTSSTSSPSPIQNPVAFLSSVLPSLAPSQPTNSMGLPKGAPSGVQKKAPKARLPSVENIRESKEILLQDIEKKLRFKNDAPQCVYQQEYKVSNFEQRLMSEIEFRLERTPVEESDDEVQHDDIPTGKCIAPVLDKKLKNYKAMEGVSVTFTCKIVGVPPPKVYWFKDGKQILKKNIHYQKIREGDGTCSLYIESTTGDDDGNYTVMAANPQGRISCSGHLIVQSGPPPSRLTPIQSQRVRARIQEVEGEQTQERFFRPHFLQAPGDMMAHEGRLCRLDCKVSGLPNPELMWLVNGRPIYPDLNHKMLVRENGIHSLVIDPLTQNDAGTYTCIASNKAGQSSFSLELKVVEKEMKHPPQFVEKLQNMGIPEGAPVRLECRVAGMPPPVIFWKKDNETISKTKSRVSMTQDTTGYVCLLIHPTAKDDAGWYTVSAKNDAGVVSCTCRLDIYAQWHQSIPAPMRKAPRTSSRYAALTDQGLDIKSAFFTSDTSPILFASSPPEANLESEEL; encoded by the exons ATGCAAGATAACTCTGAGCAGCCACCACCCCTGTCCCAGCTGTTACGGGTGAGCTACGTGGCAGAGGCCCGAGCCCAGCATCGCCACAGCGAGATGAGTCGCTCTGACGCTTCTTCCTCTCGCCTCCAGATTTATGGCTCACTCAAAGGTAAAGGTGAGGATGCTGTGGGCCACAATGATGCCCATTTCCCAGACCTCTCAGCATTCCTCAGCCAAGAGGAGTTGGATAAGAGTGTGAACTTGGCCCGCCAGGCTATTGGACATGGGACCCGTGAGGAGAGAGGAGACATTAAGGGCTCAGCGAAACCTGCAACCACACCCAACAGTGATACCATCAACCACCTCTCCTCAGCCTCAGTTTCTTTATCCACACCTTCTGCGGTTCCTGCCTCGAACCACTTGCCTGCTTCTTTTGCTGCTCCTTCAGCTTCTTCCTCCACAACGGTCACATCTGACAGAAAGATGCACAACAGGCAGGACAACATGATGAGGAACAGTGTGGACTCCACTGGAGGATTTAACGGCAGCAACAGTCCAGCAAAAAGCACCCCCTATGGTCCGGAGACCCAGTCCAAGAAAGAGTTCCTCAATAAGGCAGCGGACTTTATTGAGGAGCTCTCCTCTCTTTTCAAGGCCAACAGTTCCAAAAGGGTCCGACCAAGATCTTGCAAGGCCCACAGGAGCAGGATCCAGAACAAAAGCCAAACTGATAATGCGGTTTATCAGATCAGCTCAGACAACAGGGAGCGCACCGTCATGTCTCTGGAGGTGGAGCAGAAGAGACCCAGTCCAGCAGTGACCCACCAGTCTGTGGTCCATCAGGAATCGGGAAGCAGACATTTGGAGTTTCAGGACTGCAGAGTTCCTGGAGAAGAGCAGTTTGATTGTGTTTCTCAGGAAACAGGAGATCTTTCTGAAAGTTTTGCACCAACAGAAAGTCCACATCAAGCAGAGCTGGTGTGTGAGCCTCCCCATTTCATCCAGAAATTGAGGAGCAGGGAGGTTCCTGAAGGTACCAAGGTCCAGCTAGACTGCATTGTAAGGGGACATCCTGTGCCTGAAGTCCG GTGGTTTTGTGAAGGAAAGGAGCTGGAAAACAGCCCCGACATTCAGATCACCACCAGCGGCGAGCTGCACTCTCTGATCATTGCAGAGGCATTTGAGGAAGACACTGGTCGCTATTCGTGCTTCGCCTCTAATGTCTATGGGACAGACTCCACGTCGGCTGAGATCTATGTTGAAG GTGCGTCCTCTTCAGACTCTGAGGGTGAACAGCGCTGTGAACATGTAGTCCA GCTGCAGCGCAAACCACCAAAGTCATCTCCATCTTTACCAAAATCATCAAACCAAGCTCGACCTGCAAAGGATGACAACTCGGCAGCATCTCAGCCTGCGCCACCCACAGTCGAACCAGACGAGGAGCTTTCCTTAGAACTTAGCCAAACTGCTCCAGAAGCTCCTCTACCAGTCCGGACATCTGCTACTATATTTCAAGTGCCGGAGCTCTCCAAAGTGTCCTTGGCTCCTCCTGCTGAGGAGGAGCAAAGAGTGTTACCTGTGCAGTTGTTTCCAACTTCAACAGGGATAACCGAACTGACAGAAACTCAGGCGGTATCAGCAGGTATCCCAGTAATTTTAGCGCAACATCTGGAGCAGACAGCTGGAAGTACAACTACGACGCTGCCTTTAAACCCAGCAGTGTCATCCATCCTGTCAGCTGCAGCACAAACACCCCAATCTCAG ACTCCAGCCTTCAGCCAGCACTTTTCAGAAGAAATAAACGGGCAACCTGTTATGGCAGGCCCAGTATTCACAAAG AGCCTACAGGACCTCAGTGCATCAGAAGGCCAGCTGGTGGTGCTGGAGTGCCGGGTGAAAGGAGTCCCATCTCCTCGGGTGGACTGGTACAGGGAAGGAAAAGTCATAGAGGACTCTCCTGATTTCAGAATCCTACAGAAAA aagaAATATGCACACTGGTCATAGCTGAAGTTTTTCCCGAGGATTCAGGGATGTTTACCTGCACAGCCAGCAATGAATATGGAACAGCATCCAACGCTGCCACTCTGAGGGTCAAAG cCAATGGCAGCAACAGCCCCCATGTGAAGCCTTTCAGCGGTTTACTGTCAGAGTCCCGCCGAAGCCAAGAGTTCTCCCCATCAGCTCCAGCTGCGAACTGCCAACCAGAGGTTGCAGTCAGCAGCAGCATCAAGCCCCACGCCAGCACCATTCGCCTTGAACCACTCGTTTCCAGCACGTTATGCCTGGACCCATTAAACACCAGCACCCTCCGTCTGGAACCCTCCATCTCTGTCCACCAGGACCTGCAGGGATCCAGTGGAGCACACACTGATCTCCAGAGCCCCAGGCAGATTTTCTCCATTCAAAAACCGTTCACGGTTTCCCCTGCAGCGGTGAATACATCTGAGCAGAAAGGGTCTAGACCTTCAGACAGACATGCCAATGCTAAGGCAGCCCCAAACCCTCCGAACAGCAGCCCCAGTGTGGTCCCTCTGCCCGACCCTCCACCCAACTCCTGCCTGAAAACAGGCACCTTGACGAACCACAGAGACTTCCGCTCCAGCTCTAGAGTTGGCCTGCGCGTGCACTTCAAGCTCCCTGAGGATGAGGAGGACGAACAAGAGGGCTCATCCCACCACTCTGATGAAGACCTCAGTCTGGGACCATTCAGCAAAGACCCACCACCAGTGCTGACCAAACCTAAACT GGACCCGACTCAGCTTCAGCTTCTGCATAACCAGGTCCTCATGGAGCAGCAGCAAGAGAATGAACCTCAGACAAAATCCCACACTCAACCACAGTCCAAGCCCCCATTCCAGATCCAGGTCCCGCCTGAGGTCCAAAGTCCCCCTGAAGGTCCTCTGTGGTCTCCCAGAATGCAACGCGAACCCCTGGAGCCATCATTTCAGTCACATCCGATTGCTCCCTCTGCACCTCCTCTGACCTCCACCACTCCTCCTGTTCCTTCATTCATCTCACCCTCAACACTTATCACCACCTCCTGGACCCCTCCTTCTGTTCCTCACTTCAAAATGTCCCCCCTGGTGACCAGCTTACCACCTGTAGGTCAGACAAACACCATCCATGCCTCCCATCTGAACCTATCCCCTGCAGCTCTGAGCAGAACAGCACCTAAACCCCAATTCAGCTCCCCCTCTGCACCGAAGCTCAGCACAGTTCTAACAGATTCAGCTTCGACCTTGCTGCAGATTACATCCCCAACTCCTCAACTCAGGAGCACCCACGCCTCCCTCATGAACCTGACAGCCATGCCCTTCAACTACACCCGGCCCAAAGAGTTCATAGCAGCTCAGACCCTCTCACCCATCAGGAGTCCTTCTCCAACAGAATCACCGGTTCCTCTGCTCCAAGAGCTGGCTGCTGAGCTCAACTCTTCTGCAGCCAGCTCCCCTACCCCTCCACTATTCTCCCCACCTCTCAGGTTCTCCCCCACAAGGGTTCTGAAGTCCCCCACCAGCCCTTCGTCCCTCGTGTCGTCACCCACCCCAGGGCAGGGGGCGTTCCTGAACATCACGCCTGGCCTACGAGCCCAGTCCCCCCCTCAGGCCTCCTCTCCCACCTCCAGCACTTCCTCACCCAGTCCCATTCAGAACCCGGTGGCCTTCCTCAGCTCCGTTCTGCCGTCACTGGCACCGAGTCAACCCACCAACTCAATGGGCCTACCTAAAGGTGCTCCATCAGG ggttcaaaagaaggcccccAAGGCACGTCTGCCATCAGTTGAGAACATCCGTGAAAGCAAAGAGATTCTGCTCCAGGACATCGAGAAGAAACTTCGGTTTAAAAACGATGCTCCACAATGTGTATATCAGCAG GAGTACAAAGTGTCCAATTTCGAGCAACGATTAATGAGTGAAATCGAGTTCCGCTTGGAGCGAACGCCGGTGGAGGAATCGGACGATGAGGTGCAGCACGATGACATCCCCACTGGAAAATGCATCGCACCAGtgttggacaagaagctgaagaactACAAGGCCATGGAGGGTGTGTCCGTTACTTTCACCTGTAAAATTGTGGGCGTCCCACCTCCAAAG GTTTACTGGTTCAAGGATGGCAAACAGATCTTGAAGAAGAACATTCATTACCAGAAGATAAGAGAAGGCGACGGGACCTGCTCCTTATACATCGAGTCCACCACCGGTGACGACGATGGAAATTACACGGTTATGGCAGCCAACCCGCAG GGACGAATCAGCTGCTCGGGACATTTGATTGTCCAAAGTGGACCTCCTCCAAGCCGGCTGACACCTATTCAGTCTCAGAG GGTTCGCGCTCGCATCCAGGAGGTTGAAGGAGAACAAACCCAGGAGCGTTTTTTCCGACCCCACTTCCTGCAGGCTCCGGGGGACATGATGGCTCACGAGGGCAGACTGTGCAGACTGGACTGCAAA GTTAGTGGGCTCCCCAACCCTGAGCTGATGTGGCTGGTCAACGGGAGGCCCATCTATCCAGACCTTAACCATAAGATGTTGGTGCGGGAGAACGGCATCCATTCCCTGGTCATCGACCCCCTGACACAGAATGACGCCGGAACGTATACATGTATCGCAAGCAACAAGGCAGGACAGAGCTCCTTTAGTCTGGAACTGAAAGTCGTTG AGAAAGAAATGAAGCACCCTCCCCAGTttgtggagaagctgcagaacaTGGGTATACCTGAGGGGGCCCCAGTGAGGCTGGAGTGCCGTGTGGCTGGTATGCCACCTCCAGTCATCTTCTGGAAGAAGGACAACGAGACCATTTCAAAAACGAAGAGCAGAGTCAG TATGACCCAGGACACTACAGGATATGTTTGCCTTCTCATTCATCCAACAGCAAAAGATGATGCTGGCTGGTACACCGTGTC